A stretch of Methanobrevibacter sp. YE315 DNA encodes these proteins:
- a CDS encoding CoB--CoM heterodisulfide reductase iron-sulfur subunit A family protein has translation MAEEINNEEIRIGVYVCHCGVNIGGVVDCPDVAEYAKSLPNVVYATDYKYMCSDPGQAMIQEDIKEKGLNRIVVAACSPRLHEPTFRRCVEEAGLNKFLFEFANLREQDSWVHMELPEEATAKAKDLTRMAVAKARLLEPLEATKVAVDNKALVIGGGVAGIQTSLDLADMGFKTYVVERNPTIGGRMGQLDKTFPTLDCSMCILAPKMVDCAKHENIELISYAEVKEVDGFIGNFKVKVEKKPRYVDEALCTGCGSCQEACPIEIPNYYDEGVGMVKAAFIPFPQAVPLCATIDKDYCIECNLCVQACGPDAIDHNQQPEEIELEVGTIVAAIGYDPFDPSGIYQYGYGRFSNVITAMEIERMINASGPTGGHVIKPSDGIEPKRVAFIHCVGSRDEQIGKPYCSRVCCMYSMKNAQLCIDHEPDTEVTCYYMDIRSFGKGYEEFYKTSQEKYGIEFIRGKPAQIFENDDLTLTIRAEDTLLGKVTEYTYDLVVLSVGLEHSAGSDELRQTLGLSRSADGFYMEAHPKLRPVDTLTDGVYIAGVAQGPKDIPDSVAQGSAAASRAAIPMARGEVEIEPIIASNDETVCGACQVCVELCPFDAISIATGVGGKEFAQINSALCKGCGTCVGACPSGAMNQQHFKTEQIMAQISAALEDLGK, from the coding sequence ATGGCAGAAGAGATAAATAATGAAGAAATTAGGATAGGTGTTTACGTCTGTCACTGTGGTGTAAACATTGGTGGAGTAGTCGACTGTCCTGACGTTGCTGAGTATGCGAAGTCATTACCTAACGTCGTTTACGCAACCGACTACAAATATATGTGTTCCGATCCGGGTCAAGCTATGATTCAAGAGGACATTAAGGAAAAAGGATTAAACAGAATTGTTGTAGCAGCATGTTCTCCTCGTCTTCACGAACCTACCTTCCGTAGATGTGTAGAAGAAGCAGGATTAAACAAATTCTTGTTTGAATTTGCTAACTTAAGAGAACAAGACTCCTGGGTACACATGGAATTACCTGAAGAAGCTACTGCAAAAGCTAAAGATTTAACACGTATGGCTGTTGCAAAAGCAAGATTACTCGAACCATTAGAAGCTACCAAAGTAGCAGTAGATAACAAAGCATTAGTTATCGGTGGTGGAGTTGCAGGTATTCAAACTTCATTGGACTTAGCTGATATGGGATTCAAAACCTACGTAGTAGAAAGAAACCCAACTATCGGTGGACGTATGGGACAATTAGATAAAACATTCCCAACTCTTGACTGTTCAATGTGTATTTTAGCACCTAAGATGGTAGACTGTGCAAAACACGAAAACATCGAATTAATTTCTTACGCAGAAGTTAAAGAAGTTGACGGATTTATCGGAAACTTCAAAGTAAAAGTTGAGAAAAAACCTAGATATGTAGATGAAGCTTTATGTACTGGATGTGGATCCTGTCAAGAAGCTTGTCCTATCGAAATACCTAACTACTACGACGAAGGTGTAGGTATGGTAAAAGCAGCATTCATCCCATTCCCTCAAGCTGTACCATTATGTGCAACTATCGATAAAGACTACTGTATCGAATGTAACTTATGTGTACAAGCATGTGGACCTGATGCTATCGACCACAACCAACAACCTGAAGAAATTGAATTAGAAGTTGGTACTATCGTTGCTGCTATCGGTTACGACCCATTCGACCCATCCGGAATTTACCAATACGGATACGGCCGTTTCTCAAACGTAATTACTGCTATGGAAATTGAAAGGATGATTAACGCATCCGGTCCTACCGGTGGACACGTTATCAAACCTTCCGACGGTATCGAACCTAAACGTGTTGCATTCATCCACTGTGTAGGTTCAAGAGATGAACAAATCGGTAAACCATACTGTTCCAGAGTATGTTGTATGTACTCCATGAAAAACGCTCAATTATGTATTGACCACGAACCTGACACCGAAGTAACCTGTTACTACATGGATATCCGTTCATTCGGTAAAGGATATGAAGAGTTCTACAAAACATCTCAAGAAAAATACGGTATTGAATTTATCAGAGGTAAACCTGCACAAATCTTCGAAAACGATGATTTAACCTTAACTATCAGAGCAGAAGATACTTTACTCGGTAAAGTAACTGAATACACTTACGATTTAGTTGTATTAAGTGTAGGTCTCGAACACTCCGCTGGATCTGACGAACTCAGACAAACCTTAGGTCTTTCCAGATCTGCAGACGGATTCTACATGGAAGCTCACCCAAAACTCAGACCTGTTGACACCTTAACTGACGGTGTTTACATTGCTGGTGTAGCTCAAGGTCCTAAAGATATTCCTGACTCCGTAGCACAAGGTTCAGCTGCAGCATCCAGAGCAGCAATCCCAATGGCTAGAGGAGAAGTAGAAATCGAACCTATTATTGCATCTAACGATGAGACTGTTTGTGGTGCTTGCCAAGTATGTGTTGAATTATGTCCATTTGATGCTATTTCAATCGCAACTGGTGTAGGTGGAAAAGAATTTGCACAAATTAACTCCGCATTATGTAAAGGATGTGGTACTTGTGTAGGTGCATGTCCATCTGGTGCTATGAACCAACAACACTTCAAAACCGAGCAAATTATGGCACAAATCAGTGCTGCTCTTGAAGACTTAGGTAAATAG
- the metK gene encoding methionine adenosyltransferase, with protein sequence MNEVYRTFTSESVTQGHPDKVADIISDAILDAYMEQDKNSHVACETCVTTDFCMVFGEITSEAHIGNDEIEKIIRDTIIEIGYDNPDLKFDGHSCEVVSRLHEQSADINQGVDRGDEETGAGDQGMMFGFATNETESLMPYPIDLARKLTNKLTQLRESGEIPYLRPDGKAQVSVNYDKDGNVVSLDAVVLSTQHDETMSMNQEQLKEDIREKLFKAVIPDELMTENTKEHINPTGKFEIGGPHGDAGLTGRKIIVDTYGGYARHGGGAFSGKDCTKVDRSACYMARYIAKNIVASGLAEKCEIQLSYAIGVAEPTSIMVDTYGTAADIGDMTFEEIVRENFKLTPDGIIETLGLRDTTYKQTAKYGHFGIEGLPWEKTDKVEDLKKYIKG encoded by the coding sequence ATGAACGAAGTATATAGGACATTTACATCAGAATCAGTAACTCAAGGACACCCTGATAAGGTTGCTGATATTATTTCTGATGCGATATTAGATGCATACATGGAACAAGATAAGAATTCACATGTTGCATGTGAAACCTGTGTAACAACCGATTTCTGTATGGTATTCGGTGAAATAACTTCTGAAGCCCATATAGGTAATGATGAAATTGAAAAGATTATAAGGGATACAATTATCGAAATCGGTTATGATAATCCTGATTTAAAATTTGATGGCCACAGTTGTGAAGTTGTATCCAGACTTCATGAACAATCTGCAGACATCAACCAAGGCGTAGATCGTGGAGATGAAGAAACTGGAGCAGGTGACCAAGGAATGATGTTCGGTTTTGCAACCAACGAAACAGAATCATTAATGCCTTACCCAATCGACCTTGCACGCAAGTTAACCAACAAATTAACCCAACTTAGAGAAAGCGGAGAGATTCCATATTTAAGGCCTGACGGAAAAGCACAAGTATCCGTTAACTACGATAAGGACGGAAACGTCGTTTCACTTGATGCAGTGGTATTGTCAACCCAGCATGATGAGACAATGTCCATGAATCAGGAACAACTAAAAGAAGACATTCGCGAAAAGCTCTTCAAAGCAGTCATTCCAGATGAATTGATGACAGAAAATACCAAAGAACACATAAACCCAACCGGAAAATTCGAAATAGGCGGTCCTCATGGAGATGCAGGTCTAACAGGACGTAAAATCATTGTAGATACCTATGGAGGATATGCCCGCCACGGTGGAGGAGCATTTTCAGGTAAAGACTGTACCAAAGTGGACAGAAGCGCATGCTACATGGCAAGATACATCGCAAAAAACATTGTAGCAAGCGGACTTGCTGAAAAATGTGAAATTCAGCTATCCTATGCGATTGGAGTTGCAGAACCAACTTCAATTATGGTAGACACCTATGGTACCGCAGCCGATATTGGAGACATGACCTTTGAGGAAATCGTACGTGAAAACTTCAAATTAACTCCTGATGGAATCATCGAAACATTAGGATTAAGGGACACTACCTATAAGCAAACCGCTAAATACGGTCACTTCGGTATTGAAGGTCTTCCATGGGAAAAAACAGACAAAGTCGAAGATTTGAAAAAATACATTAAAGGTTAA
- the glyA gene encoding serine hydroxymethyltransferase has product MTNYHDEILNFEKIAKEHTEYMRNSINLIASENVTSVEVTEAVATDFAHRYAEGQAFQRFYEGCQYIDLIEDKTKKLSCELYDCDYANVQPVSGVTANLAAFFGFGKPGDKVMALEVPSGGHISHADVSAAGIRGLKTVFHPLDKNVMNIDIDAMNKKILEEKPQIILFGGSLFLFPHPIKEAREAADEVGATVMYDGAHVLGLIAGGQFQQPLKEGADLMMGSTHKTFPGPQGGIILSSKENEERIDEAVFPGVVSNHHLHHLLGLGIATAEMLEFGEAYAKQIIKNAQALGQAMYERGFNVLCEDLGFTESHQIAVDLTNIRSASDIAKELADNNVILNKNLLPGDNRDNSDDPSGIRIGTQEITRRGLKEKEMDEVAEFIKRVAVDKEDIADEVAEFMNQYTKLDYSFSDREAYQYHTLD; this is encoded by the coding sequence ATGACTAATTATCATGACGAAATTTTAAATTTTGAGAAAATCGCAAAAGAACATACTGAATATATGAGGAACAGTATCAACCTTATTGCTTCTGAAAACGTAACAAGTGTAGAAGTAACTGAAGCTGTAGCAACAGATTTTGCTCACAGATACGCTGAAGGACAAGCATTCCAAAGATTTTATGAAGGATGCCAATATATCGACTTAATTGAAGATAAAACCAAAAAACTTTCATGTGAATTATATGACTGTGATTATGCTAACGTTCAACCGGTTTCCGGTGTAACAGCAAATCTTGCAGCATTTTTCGGATTTGGAAAACCTGGTGATAAAGTAATGGCATTGGAAGTACCATCAGGAGGTCACATTTCCCATGCTGATGTAAGTGCTGCCGGTATTCGTGGTCTTAAAACTGTTTTCCACCCATTGGATAAGAATGTAATGAACATTGACATTGATGCAATGAACAAAAAGATTTTAGAAGAAAAACCACAAATAATCTTGTTCGGTGGAAGTTTATTCTTATTCCCTCATCCAATTAAAGAAGCTCGTGAAGCAGCTGATGAAGTTGGAGCTACTGTCATGTATGATGGAGCACACGTATTAGGTCTTATTGCAGGAGGTCAATTCCAACAACCTCTTAAAGAAGGAGCAGATTTAATGATGGGAAGTACCCACAAAACATTCCCGGGTCCTCAAGGAGGAATCATTCTTTCAAGCAAAGAAAACGAAGAACGTATTGATGAAGCGGTATTCCCAGGTGTAGTAAGTAACCACCATTTACACCACTTGCTTGGTTTAGGCATTGCAACTGCTGAAATGCTTGAATTCGGTGAAGCTTACGCTAAACAAATCATCAAAAACGCTCAAGCATTAGGTCAGGCAATGTATGAAAGAGGATTCAATGTGTTATGTGAAGATTTAGGATTCACCGAGTCTCACCAAATCGCAGTAGACTTAACCAACATCAGATCAGCATCAGACATTGCAAAGGAATTAGCTGACAACAATGTTATCCTAAACAAAAACCTCTTGCCTGGAGACAACAGGGACAACTCCGATGATCCATCCGGTATCAGGATAGGTACTCAGGAAATCACAAGAAGAGGTTTAAAAGAAAAAGAGATGGATGAAGTTGCAGAATTCATCAAACGTGTTGCAGTTGATAAGGAAGACATTGCTGATGAAGTAGCTGAATTCATGAACCAATACACAAAACTTGACTATTCATTCTCCGACAGAGAAGCTTACCAATATCACACTTTAGATTAA
- a CDS encoding dihydromethanopterin reductase (acceptor) translates to MRIGFAFTGAGHLLRESVIAAEKLAGEHEVTIFLSGAAEEVLKMYGLYDRVVALTGGKYRELATDSNQKFSYPITGRLSLGKYDLLIVSPATANTVSKIVYGIADTLVTNAVAQSGKGAVPVYMVPVDIHPGPIDTVLPSKMELSKCENCDECYAALACEQGAIIPHEEIDLTKCIGCGLCRNTCPNDAISEGKIITIYMRDIDIENTRKLTSIDNIQIFETPDEILDKI, encoded by the coding sequence ATGAGAATCGGATTTGCATTTACTGGAGCTGGTCATTTACTACGTGAATCAGTAATAGCGGCTGAAAAATTAGCCGGCGAGCATGAAGTCACTATATTTTTATCAGGGGCTGCAGAAGAGGTCCTTAAAATGTATGGGCTTTATGACCGTGTTGTTGCACTCACTGGCGGAAAGTATCGTGAGCTAGCCACTGATTCAAACCAAAAATTTTCATATCCAATAACAGGTCGCCTGTCCTTAGGCAAATATGACCTATTGATAGTTTCACCAGCCACAGCAAACACCGTTTCAAAAATAGTTTACGGAATAGCCGATACTTTAGTAACCAACGCCGTTGCGCAATCTGGAAAAGGTGCCGTTCCGGTTTATATGGTGCCGGTTGACATTCATCCGGGACCAATTGACACTGTCTTGCCGTCCAAGATGGAATTGTCCAAATGCGAAAACTGCGATGAGTGTTATGCGGCTCTTGCCTGTGAACAGGGAGCTATTATTCCACATGAGGAAATAGACTTGACAAAATGTATCGGTTGCGGATTGTGCAGAAACACATGTCCAAATGATGCAATTTCCGAAGGCAAAATCATTACAATCTACATGAGGGATATTGACATTGAAAATACTCGCAAGTTGACAAGTATTGACAATATTCAGATTTTCGAAACTCCTGACGAAATTTTAGATAAAATCTAA
- a CDS encoding DUF192 domain-containing protein, whose amino-acid sequence MIFNRTTYELINMEIRYADTFFKRFKGLMLKKDIDFCMVFTNLEDSSIHTLFMRFEIDVYFLDEKKSVVDKTTLKPWRFYKGKNQVKYVLETKKDILKIEIGDELDFI is encoded by the coding sequence ATGATTTTTAACAGAACAACTTATGAATTAATCAATATGGAAATCAGATATGCAGATACTTTTTTTAAGCGATTTAAAGGATTGATGCTGAAAAAGGATATTGACTTCTGCATGGTATTCACCAACCTTGAGGACTCAAGCATCCACACCCTATTCATGAGATTTGAAATCGATGTCTATTTTCTAGATGAAAAAAAATCAGTCGTCGACAAGACAACGTTAAAGCCCTGGAGATTCTATAAGGGAAAAAATCAGGTAAAATACGTTTTAGAAACAAAAAAAGATATTTTAAAAATAGAAATAGGTGACGAATTAGATTTTATCTAA
- a CDS encoding DsbA family protein: MKILYLSDFNCPYSYIGLNRIKNVCDELDLDAEWEMRSFELEPDSNNVPAVERHAIKNGLSLNDARREIEDLEKIAKAEGLNINYRDMVINSSKDAHRLVKYVQDKYPQIALELVFKIFEYNFIRNENIANHDVLKKIASSCGLDENEIREFLEKDSLKIEVYLDMDEALSNGITTIPYYFLYYKNERLIIPGVFEKEYFKTAFKDLLSGEIRNKTFI; encoded by the coding sequence ATGAAAATACTTTATTTAAGTGATTTCAACTGTCCTTATTCATATATCGGCCTGAACCGAATAAAAAACGTTTGCGATGAACTGGATTTGGACGCGGAATGGGAAATGAGATCATTTGAACTTGAACCTGATTCCAATAACGTCCCTGCCGTTGAAAGGCACGCCATCAAAAACGGATTGTCATTAAACGACGCGAGACGAGAAATAGAAGACCTGGAAAAAATAGCCAAGGCCGAGGGTTTAAACATCAACTACAGAGATATGGTCATCAATAGCTCAAAAGATGCCCACAGACTTGTAAAATACGTGCAGGACAAATATCCTCAGATAGCTTTGGAACTTGTTTTTAAAATATTTGAATACAACTTCATTAGAAATGAAAATATCGCAAACCATGACGTTTTAAAAAAAATAGCTTCTTCCTGCGGATTGGATGAAAATGAAATAAGAGAATTTCTTGAAAAGGATTCGCTGAAAATCGAAGTGTATCTTGACATGGATGAAGCGCTATCCAATGGAATAACAACAATTCCCTATTATTTCCTATATTACAAAAATGAGCGGCTGATAATACCGGGAGTTTTCGAAAAGGAATATTTCAAAACTGCTTTTAAAGACTTATTAAGTGGGGAAATAAGAAACAAAACATTCATTTAA
- the ileS gene encoding isoleucine--tRNA ligase: MPIKEADKSYNHDKIEKKVQKFWKEYDTFKKVNELREKGPRYSFLDGPPYCSGKIHLGTAWNKVIKDTYLRYKSMNGFSLRRQAGWDMHGLPIENKVEHLLNIQSKQEIEEIGIDKFVDKCREFALENKVAMEEQFDQLGVWMDWENPYMTLDPKYMESSWWTLKRANEQDLLVNDQRVISWCPHCGTALAAAEIEYEEKEDPSIYIKFPVRGEENTYFLVWTTTPWTLPANMAICANPEFDYVYVSKDGETYILAENLMETVLGRQVKIHRTKIPAESEDEEDQIIEEKEVMYEVIKTVKGEELIGMSYDYILMDEVPKHAEFDEIDSVHKVLSGDHVELGEGTGLVHTAPGHGPDDFEVGQANGIPIFCPVGEDGCFNEDAGKYADGFTKDENTQIIKDLEDKGLMYRSETIEHRYGVCWRCKTPIIYRATKQWFLKVTDIKQKMLDEIANVEWVPKWAGEGRFHDWVDNARDWTISRQRFWGIPIPIWECPDCGEIKVIGSLDELKQESLNEITVSDAELIHRPYVDEVEVKCDKCGQTIKRIPDVLDVWIDSGVAGWASLYYPEEKDKFEDWFPYDFITEGHDQTRGWFYSQLGTGVISMGKSPYQKVLMHGFVLDENGNKMSKSLGNVVSPEEVIEKYGADVLRFYLLWASKPWDDLKFVWEELLNINKMFNILWNVYVFSTTYMSLDNFDPTGLTEDKMVLRPEDKWIISKANTLVKEVAEDLDKLFFHNATRKINNFILEDLSRWYVRLIRGRTWVESDDPDKLGAYYSLYTALVKLISVLCPIAPHISEEIYENLVKGVNPDAPESIHMNDWGYDEDAIDVELEAKMDVAREVIEASIRARDMAQYKLRWPVSDITVVSQDEDVLKAIEELEEIIKDQSNTKEVLRASEFDKLSFIAKPNLKILGPKLKGDMGKVVKGLKTADGNQIKAELEANGSVVIEGIELSPEEVLFDSELPDDFVSSEFDGGNVFVNTNITLEIRQEAMARELIRRIQDMRKELDLDVEANISVDVETSAEFKDLIVPQCEVISHEVRAKSLIITDTEECSKDSKDYTKEWDIEGEKVIISIKK; the protein is encoded by the coding sequence ATGCCAATAAAAGAGGCAGATAAATCATATAATCACGATAAAATAGAAAAGAAAGTGCAAAAATTCTGGAAGGAATATGACACTTTCAAAAAGGTTAATGAACTTAGGGAAAAAGGTCCAAGATATTCATTTTTAGATGGTCCTCCTTATTGTAGTGGTAAAATACACTTAGGTACAGCTTGGAACAAGGTTATTAAGGACACCTATCTCAGATACAAATCCATGAATGGATTTAGCTTAAGAAGACAAGCCGGATGGGATATGCATGGTTTGCCGATTGAAAACAAGGTAGAGCATTTACTTAACATTCAATCCAAACAGGAAATCGAAGAGATTGGAATAGACAAATTCGTCGATAAATGTAGGGAATTTGCTTTGGAAAACAAAGTGGCTATGGAAGAGCAATTCGACCAATTGGGCGTTTGGATGGATTGGGAAAATCCTTACATGACTTTGGATCCGAAATACATGGAATCCTCTTGGTGGACACTTAAAAGAGCAAATGAACAGGATTTACTTGTAAATGACCAAAGGGTAATCAGCTGGTGTCCTCACTGTGGAACTGCTCTTGCAGCTGCAGAAATTGAATATGAAGAAAAGGAAGACCCGTCTATTTACATTAAATTCCCGGTTCGCGGTGAAGAAAATACCTATTTCCTCGTTTGGACAACTACTCCTTGGACATTGCCTGCAAACATGGCAATTTGTGCAAACCCTGAATTCGATTATGTTTACGTTTCAAAAGACGGAGAAACTTATATTTTAGCTGAAAACTTAATGGAAACAGTTTTAGGCCGTCAAGTTAAAATTCACAGAACCAAAATCCCTGCCGAATCAGAAGATGAAGAAGACCAAATCATTGAAGAAAAAGAAGTAATGTATGAAGTCATCAAAACAGTCAAAGGCGAAGAACTCATTGGAATGAGCTATGACTACATTCTTATGGATGAAGTTCCAAAACATGCTGAATTCGATGAAATAGATTCAGTCCATAAAGTCCTGTCCGGAGACCATGTTGAACTTGGCGAAGGTACAGGTTTAGTGCACACAGCACCAGGACACGGTCCTGACGATTTTGAAGTTGGTCAAGCTAACGGAATTCCAATATTCTGCCCTGTAGGCGAAGACGGATGCTTCAATGAGGATGCAGGAAAATATGCTGACGGATTTACAAAAGATGAAAATACTCAAATCATCAAGGATTTAGAAGATAAAGGCTTGATGTACAGATCAGAAACCATCGAACACAGATACGGTGTATGCTGGAGATGTAAAACTCCTATCATCTACCGTGCTACAAAACAATGGTTCTTGAAAGTAACAGACATTAAGCAAAAGATGCTTGATGAGATTGCCAACGTCGAATGGGTACCTAAATGGGCCGGTGAAGGAAGATTCCATGATTGGGTTGACAATGCCCGTGACTGGACAATTTCAAGACAAAGGTTCTGGGGTATTCCAATTCCTATATGGGAATGTCCTGACTGTGGTGAAATCAAGGTTATAGGATCTCTTGATGAGTTAAAACAAGAATCCTTAAATGAAATCACTGTCAGCGATGCTGAACTTATACACAGGCCATATGTCGATGAAGTTGAAGTGAAATGTGACAAATGTGGCCAAACCATCAAAAGAATTCCTGACGTATTGGATGTATGGATTGATTCAGGAGTAGCTGGATGGGCTTCACTTTACTATCCGGAAGAAAAGGATAAATTTGAAGATTGGTTCCCTTATGACTTTATTACAGAAGGCCATGACCAAACCAGAGGATGGTTCTACTCACAACTCGGTACTGGAGTAATTTCAATGGGTAAAAGTCCATATCAAAAAGTTTTAATGCACGGATTTGTATTAGATGAAAACGGAAATAAGATGTCCAAATCCTTAGGAAATGTCGTGTCTCCGGAAGAAGTGATTGAAAAGTACGGAGCGGATGTTTTAAGATTCTACCTGTTATGGGCTTCAAAACCATGGGATGACTTGAAATTCGTATGGGAAGAGCTATTGAACATCAACAAAATGTTCAACATCCTATGGAACGTATACGTATTTTCAACCACTTACATGTCCTTGGATAACTTCGACCCTACTGGCCTTACAGAAGACAAGATGGTCTTAAGGCCTGAAGACAAATGGATAATATCCAAAGCAAATACTCTGGTAAAAGAAGTGGCTGAAGACTTGGATAAGTTATTCTTCCACAATGCGACAAGAAAAATAAATAATTTCATTTTGGAAGACTTGAGCCGCTGGTATGTAAGGCTTATCCGTGGAAGAACCTGGGTTGAAAGCGATGATCCGGATAAATTAGGCGCATATTACAGCTTATACACAGCGCTTGTCAAATTAATATCAGTATTATGTCCAATAGCTCCTCACATATCAGAGGAAATCTATGAAAACCTTGTTAAAGGCGTCAATCCTGATGCGCCTGAAAGCATTCATATGAACGATTGGGGATATGACGAAGATGCGATTGATGTTGAATTGGAAGCAAAAATGGATGTTGCCCGCGAAGTGATTGAGGCTTCAATCAGAGCACGTGACATGGCACAATACAAGCTTAGATGGCCAGTTTCAGACATTACAGTTGTATCTCAAGATGAAGATGTATTGAAAGCTATTGAAGAGCTAGAGGAAATTATCAAAGATCAGTCAAATACTAAAGAAGTTTTAAGGGCCAGCGAATTTGACAAACTGTCATTCATTGCAAAACCAAACCTTAAAATCTTAGGTCCAAAGCTTAAAGGCGACATGGGCAAAGTCGTTAAAGGTTTGAAGACTGCAGACGGCAATCAAATCAAGGCTGAACTTGAAGCAAATGGAAGCGTAGTTATTGAAGGAATTGAATTATCACCAGAAGAAGTATTGTTCGATTCAGAACTTCCAGATGATTTTGTATCTTCTGAATTTGATGGTGGAAACGTATTTGTAAATACAAACATCACCTTGGAAATCAGACAGGAAGCTATGGCTCGTGAACTCATAAGAAGAATTCAGGACATGAGAAAAGAACTGGATCTTGATGTTGAAGCAAACATAAGTGTAGATGTAGAAACTTCAGCAGAATTCAAGGACTTAATCGTACCGCAGTGCGAAGTCATATCTCATGAAGTAAGAGCTAAAAGCTTAATTATCACTGACACAGAAGAATGCAGTAAAGATTCTAAAGATTATACCAAAGAATGGGATATTGAAGGAGAAAAAGTAATTATTTCAATTAAAAAATAA